In Azospirillum thermophilum, the sequence GTCCAGCTCGAACTCCAGCCGCTCGAAATAGGTCTTGCGGGTCTGTTCGCGCTGCTCGGCCGTCATGCCGGGAGTGTAGACGACCTTCTCCAGCCGCATCTCCAGCCCGGCGCGGGCCTGGGCGCGCAGTTCGTCGTCCTCGGTGCGGCCGCCTTCGCAGGCGAAGGGCGGCAGGATCGGCTTGATCGGGCGCAGCAGGAAGGAGCAGCGCCGGGCGATCACCAGCGTGTTGTCCACCGCCTCCGGCAGGTCGGCGAAGAGGAGCCGCATCTCCTCCGCCGACTTGAAGCAATGGTCGGGCGTCAGCCGCCGCCGCTCGGTCTGGCTGAGATAGGCGCCCTCGGCGATGCACAGCAGCGCGTCGTGCGCCTGATACAGGTCCGGCGTGGCGAAGTGGCAGTCGTTGGTCGCCACCAGCGGCAGGTCGTGCGCGTAGGCGAGCTCGACCAGCGCCGGCTCGACCGTGTCCTCCATCTCCTGGAAATGGCCGCTGTGCCGCTGCAGCTCGACATAGAGCCGGCCGGGGAACAGCGCCTTCATCCGCTCCAGCGTCTCCAGCGCCAGATCCTTCTGGCCCTCCGCCAGCAGCCGGCCGATCGGACCGGCCGGGCCGCCGGTCAGCGCGATCAGTCCGTCCGAGCGACCCTCCAGCGCCTCCATCGGGATCTGCGGGCCGGCCATCGGATCCGACTCGAGGAAGGCCTTGGAGACCAGCTTCATCAGGTTCCGGTAGCCCTGCTCGTTCTGGCACAGCAGGACGATCTGGTCGGGATGCGCCGCCTTGCCGGGCAGGCCGGGGCGGGTGGGCGCCGGGCCGATGCGGGTGATGCCCAGCACCGTGCCGATGATCGGCTGCACGCCGGCATCGGCGGCGGCCAGCGCGAATTCCAGCGCGCCGAACAGGTTGCCGGTGTCGGTGACCGCGACCGCCGGCATCTGCTGCTTCAGGCAGAGCTTCACCAGCTCCTTCACCTTGATCGCGCCTTCCGACAGGGAGTAGGCGGAATGGACGCGCAGGTGGATGAAATCGGCGTGGGGCATCGGGTCCGCTGGCAGGATCGGGTCGGGAAACGGGACGGCGCCGATATTGGCGGAGTTCGCGGCAAAACGCACCCCCTGCGGCATGACCCGTCCTCAAGCCAGACATCCGGCCGGCGGAGCCCGACCACGCAGGATGGTCGCCCGCTCCATCCGTTCGTGTTATGGATGCGGCACGGTTGAGGACACGCCTTGGGGAGGATGCCGCATGGGGCGACTGCTTTTCGCCGGGACGGGGACGCGGGGATCGGCCTTCCGGAGACCGGCCGCCAGAGTCCTCTGCCTGACTGCAGCACTGCTGACGGTCGCCGCCTGCCAGACCACCGCCCCGCCGCCGCCGCCGGCCCCGCCGCCGCCCGCCGAGGAAGGGCCGGGCAAGCCGCTGCGCTCCGGCAAGGGCTGGACGGTCTACCTGCACAAGCCGGACGGGGCCAAGCCCTATTGCCGCGCCGACAAGCCGAGCCGGGGCGCCCGCCTGACCTTCCGCACCGGCGCGGCCGAGGCGAGCCTGACGCTGAGCGACACCGGCAAGCCCGTGCAGGCCGGCCAGGACTATGACCTGACCGCCAGCTTCGACACCGGCGCCACCCTGCCCTTCCAGGCCAAGGGAATGCCCGACGGCAGCCTGCGGGCCGCCATTCCGCCGGCCCAGTTCCTGGAGGAGCTCGATCCCTTCGGCCGTGCCCGGCGGGTCACCTTCCGCAGCGAGGCACTCGGCGGCACGGTGGCGAGCATTCCCCTCTCCGGCTCCTCCTGGGCCATCAACGCGTCGGACGAGTGCCGCATCCTCAACGCGGCGTCCTGATCGGCCGCACCGCACCGGGCGGCGGCGCTTCCTCACCACCACGAGACCAGATCGCCACGGCCGGCGGCTGGCGAGACCTGCGCCGCTTGCCGGATGAAGCAAATCGCATCCGGCGGCAGAGCTGCGTGCCCAGGCGAGATTCGACAAAGTCGACTGTGTGAAATTGATCGCCTGCGTTGCGATAGCCATATCTTTTGCTCGCTCCAAACCACAACACCCTCACCTTTCATTCTTTAAAAAGTGGCATTTCAAGATCTCTACGCACAAAGCCTGGTAACACTCTCCATAACAATAGCGATTACTTCACGTACCGGCAGGTGGCGCGGAGAATCTGCGCCATATTAGTTATCAACCGACGGTACATACGTATACTTTGAACGCTGGTTATCTTTTTTGATAATACAAATACCTGATTCCATCAAAAATTCCTGTTGACCGTCGATGCCGTCGAAATATAACTTTCGGCGCAAGACCGCATGGCCTTCGAATTAAGAACATAAAATCCGCCATACGTTCATATGTTCCGAAGCTTCTACAGATAGCAGAGCCTTTTCTGCACAGAACATCAATTCAGGCTCACGCTTGAACTGATAAGTTCTTTTGCACCGCAAACTCAACCTCACGACAGAGTTGGGAGCCGGATATGCGCGGCCATGAGAAAATTCTGGTTTCGATCCTCGATGGTCCGATCGACCTGAAACACCCGTGCCTGGCCGGCGCACAGCTCCATTACGCCCCCGGCCATTCCCGCGCGGACGTAACCGACGGGCCGTCGACACGGCATGGCACCGCCGTCGCCAGCATCATCTTCGGTCAGCCCGGGACGGTTCTCGAAGGCATCGCTCCGGCCTGCCGCGGCGTCATCGTCCCGATCTACGAGGACACGCCGCAGGGCAGCGTCCGCCCCTGCTCGCAAGCCGACCTTGCGGAGGCGATCCAGGCCGCCCTGCGGGAAGGGGCGCAGATCATCAACATTTCCGGGGGGCAGCTTGCCCGGGGCGGCTCTCCCGACCCGACGCTCGTCGCCGCGGTCCAGGCCTGCGAGGAGGCCGGCGTCCTGGTGGTCGCGGCGGCCGGCAACGACGGCTGCGACTGCGAGCATGTCCCGGCGGCACTGCCGACCGTGCTGGCGGTCGGCGCCGTCGACGTCCAGGGGGGACCGCTGCCCTCCAGCAACTGGGGCGAGGCCTATCGCGAGAACGGGATCACCGCCCCCGGCGGCGCGATCCTCGCCGCCGCCCCGTCGGGCGAGGTGGAGCCGCGCAACGGGACCAGCTTCGCCTGCGCGGTCACCAGCGGCATCGCCGCCTGGATGCTGGGCGAGATGGTGGGGCGGGGCCTGCCGCCCGACCCGCTTCTGGTCCGCCGCATCCTGCGGGAAAGCGCCGATCCGGCCGACGGCGACACCGCCGCCGCTCACCGCCTGCTGAGCGGCCGTCTCAATCTGACACGCGCGTTCGACGCCTTGGACGCGCTTCTTTCACAGGAGGAGGAAGGCTTCATGACCGATGTCATCACCGATGTGGCTATCGATCCGGCCGTCGCGCTCGCGGCCGGCGTCCCGGCTGCTCCCGCTCCGGCGGCCGCCCTGCCGGAACCGGCTCCGGCCGTCGGCGCCGTCCGCCCGTCGGGGGAAGAGGCTCCCTGCCCGACCGGCAACTGCGGCACCTCGGGCAACGGCGGGCTGGTCTATGCCCTGGGCGAGATCGGCATCGACTATGTCAGCGAGTCGCGCCGCCAGTCGCTGGGGCAGATGCTCGGCATGGAGGTCGTCACGCCGGGTCATGAGGACAAGGTGCTGGGGGCGCTGGCCCAGGATCCGACCCTGGCCCCGTCCTTCATGTGGACGCTGGTGCTGGACGGTCAGCCGATCTACGCCATCGTCCCGATGGGCGCCTATGCCGCCGAGACCTATGTGCGCCTGCGCGAGTTCCTGAACGCGCAGATCACCACGGAGGTCGAGCGCGTGTCGATCCCCGGGACGGTCTTCGGCTCGATCACGCTCGCCAGCGGCTTCACCGTGCCGATCCTGGTGCCCGAGATGCGCGGCATGTACTGCTGGAACATCCCGGCGCTGGTCAACCAGGCCATGGGCGACGACGCCTCCAAGACCGACGCGCAGACCGAGCGCCGCCGCCAGGTGCACGAGAGCATCCAGCAGCGGATCTACTACGAGAACCGCAACCTGGGCGCCGCGCCGCGCGACCGCGCCTTCAACTATGCCGCCACGCGCGCCCACGAGTTCGACGGGATCATCGACGCCGCCGTCGGCACCAACATGCGCCTGGGCAGCATCCAGGTGGAGAAGAGCACGCTCGCCCGCCAGAACTCCAACTGCTGGGACGTCAAGCTGACCTTCTTCGCGCCCAAGCAGCGGCAGGACATCGCCAATCTGGTCGCCCGCGCCACGGTGGACGTCAGCGACGTCATTCCGGTGCTCGTGGGCCAGGTGCGCCACTGGTTCGAAGAGTGATCGACCGGTGACGCGGATTCCGCCGGCGGCGGGTGGCGGGCATTCCGTCCGGCACCAAGGCCCCGGTTCCCGGCGGAATTCCCTCTTGTCATAGCCACATCGTGAAAGGAGAGGAAAATGCATCTTCCCGTCTACGCCACGCTGGCGTCCACCCGCAGCAACACCGTCGCCGGCGACGCCGTGGCCGCCGGCGTGATGCCGAGCGACACCTGCGTCAGCGTGAACGTCAACGGCCAGGGCCAGGTCTGCCTGAGCGTTCCGGTGGTCGGCAACGTCTGCATCCCGGTCAACACGCCGCTGCCGTCGGGCACCGCCGCGTCGGCCTGCATCAACGTCTGCACCAAGTGGGGCGTGCCCTCCGGCGCCTGCGTCACCGTCTCCGCCCTGGGGCAGCAGATCGCGAGCCAGTGCTTCGGCTGGTGCTGATCGGACGGAGCCCCGGGATCCTCGCCCGTTCCCGGGGCGCTCCGCCCCGAACATCCTCCCGATAAGGAGCTTCGCATGCGTCTTCCCGTCTATGCCGCGACGGCGGCCGGCCGCGGCGCCATGACCTCCCTTGACGGCGGCGTCCTGCCGTCGTCGGGCGACACCTGCATCACGGCCACGATCAGCAACGGCCAGGCCTGCATCAACCTGCCGATCCTCGGTCAGAAGTGCATCAGCGTGCCGAGCTGGATCCCGTCGGGCACCCTGGCGTCCCTGTGCGCCAAGCTCTGCACGACCGGGCCGCTTCCCACCGGCGCCTGCGTCACCGCGACCGTCGCCGGCAAGCAGGTCGCCAGCGAGTGCTTCGGCCGCTGCTGAGGCCCCGCCGCCCGGCAGCGCACCCGGCCGGCCGTGCCGCTGGCCGGGACTTTCCCATCCGAAGGAGCGACAGCCATGTCCGACGACACGGAAAATGCCCCGCCGAAGCGCAACGGGCTGCGGCTTCCCCCGATCATCAGGCCCGAGGACCGCGGCGTCGGCGACGTGGTGGCCCGTGCCGCCAAGGCCGCCGGCTTCACGCCCTGCTCCGGCTGCCAGCACCGGCAGGCGGTCCTGAACAGCTGGTTCCCGTTCAAGAGCTGAGGACCGGCGGCAGGACGGGTTGACCGCCGCCGCGCGGCGCCCCTACCCTTGCCCGCATGCGAAGCATCCATGTCGCCCTCGCCATGGCGGTCGCCGCCGTCTGGGGGATCAACTTCGTCGCGATCAAGCTGGGCTTGCGCGACTTCCCGCCGATCCTGTTCTCCTGCCTGCGCTTCGCACTGGCGGCGCTGCCCCTGCTGGTGCTGGGCGTGCGGGGTGGTCCGCCGGTCCCCTGGCGGTATGTGCTGGGGATCGGGCTGGCGCTGGGGGTGGTGAAGTTCTCGCTCCTGTTCGTCGGCATCGACATCGGCATGCCGGCCGGCCTCGCCTCGCTGGTCCTGCAGAGCCAGGCCTTCTTCACCGCCCTGTTCGCGGCGCTGGTGCTGGGCGACCGGCCGGGGCTGCGGCAGATCGCCGGCATGGCGGTCGCCTTCTCCGGCGTGGCGCTGATCGCCAGCGGGATGCCGGCGGGCAACTCCCTGCTCGGCCTGCTGCTGGTGCTGGCCGCCGCGGCGGCCTGGGGCGTCTCCAACATCATGATGAAGCAGGCCAGGGCGCCCGATCTGCTGCGGCTGATGCTGTGGGTCAGCCTCGTCCCGCCGCTGCCGCTGCTGGGCCTGTCGCTGGTGCTGGAGGGGCCGGAGCGCATCCTGCACGCGCTGGGCAGCCTCAGCCTGACCGGCGTCGCCTCGCTGGTCTACATCTCGGCCGGCGCCACGCTCTTCGGCTTCGCCGCCTGGGGGTTCCTGCTGCGCCATTACCCGGCGAGCCTGGTGGCGCCCTTCTCGCTGCTGGTGCCGATCTTCGGCATGAGCTCCAGCGCTCTCGTGCTGGGCGAGTCCTTCACGGCGATGAAGCTGGCCGGCTCGGCCCTGGTCTTCTGCGGACTGGCGCTGGCGGTGCTGAAGCTGCCGGCGCCCCGGGCGGCGCGGGTCTGACCCGCGCCGGCGGCCACGGGTCAGCCCAGGGACTTGTGCAGGAACTCCACGCTGCGCGTCCAGGCGAGCTCGGCGGCGTCCTTGTTGTAGCGCTCGGCCGAGGTGTCGTTGTGGAAGGCGTGGTTGACGCCCTCGTACATGTGGATCTGGTAGGAGACGCCGGCCTTCTTCAGGGCCTCCTCATAGGCCGGGACCCGCGAGTTGATGTTCTGGTCCAGCCCGGCATAGTGCAGCAGCAGCGGCGCCTTGATCGAGGGGACCAGCGCCGGGTCGGGCGGCGGGCCGTAGAAGGCGACGCCGGCCTTGAGGTCGGGCGCCTTGACGGCGAGCCGGTTGACCATGCCGCCGCCCCAGCAGAAGCCCATCGCCCCCACCTTGGCGTTGGAATAGCGGTAGGCCATCAGGAAGCTCATCGCGCCGACGATGTCGTTCACCGCCTTGTCGCCGTCGAGCTGGCCGATCATCTCCCGCGCCTTGTCCGGGTCGGAGGGCGTGCCGCCGAGCGGCGACAGCATGTCGGGCGCCAGGGCGACGAAGCCCTCGGTCGCGAGGCGGCGGGTGACATCCTCGACATAGGGGTTCAGGCCGCGGTTCTCGTGGATCACCACCACGGCCGGCGACTGGTCGGCCAGCTTGGGCCGCGCGACGTAGCAGCGGACGTCGCCGGTCGCCCCCTGGTAGCTGGTGCGGTCGGTGGCGATGCGCCCGTCATCCTCGGCCACCACGGCGGCGCGGGCATAGTTCGGCTCCAGCAGCGACAGGATCGCCGGGACGGCCGCGGCGCTGCCGGCCAGCGCCACCAGCCGGTCCAGGAAGACCCGGCGCGGCAGCGGCGCATGGGTGTACTCGTCGTAAAGGTCGATGATCTTCTGGTCCACCGTACTCGCCTCCCTCGTTGCCGCGGCCCGCGGTTCGGGCTCAAGTGTGGGGGCGGGCACCGCCGCTGGCAAGGTGGAGCCTCTCGCCATCGGGAGGAGGGGAGCGTCGCGTCAGCGGTGCTCCACCAGTTGTCCGTCGCGCATCTCCATCACCCGGTCCATGCGCTGCGCCAGTTCCAGATTGTGGGTGGCGACCAGCGCCCCGACGCTGGCCTGCCGCACGATGGCGGTCAGCATGGCGAAGACATGCTCCGCCGTATGGGGGTCGAGGTTGCCGGTCGGCTCGTCGGCGATCAGCAGGGACGGCGCGTTG encodes:
- a CDS encoding S8 family serine peptidase, encoding MRGHEKILVSILDGPIDLKHPCLAGAQLHYAPGHSRADVTDGPSTRHGTAVASIIFGQPGTVLEGIAPACRGVIVPIYEDTPQGSVRPCSQADLAEAIQAALREGAQIINISGGQLARGGSPDPTLVAAVQACEEAGVLVVAAAGNDGCDCEHVPAALPTVLAVGAVDVQGGPLPSSNWGEAYRENGITAPGGAILAAAPSGEVEPRNGTSFACAVTSGIAAWMLGEMVGRGLPPDPLLVRRILRESADPADGDTAAAHRLLSGRLNLTRAFDALDALLSQEEEGFMTDVITDVAIDPAVALAAGVPAAPAPAAALPEPAPAVGAVRPSGEEAPCPTGNCGTSGNGGLVYALGEIGIDYVSESRRQSLGQMLGMEVVTPGHEDKVLGALAQDPTLAPSFMWTLVLDGQPIYAIVPMGAYAAETYVRLREFLNAQITTEVERVSIPGTVFGSITLASGFTVPILVPEMRGMYCWNIPALVNQAMGDDASKTDAQTERRRQVHESIQQRIYYENRNLGAAPRDRAFNYAATRAHEFDGIIDAAVGTNMRLGSIQVEKSTLARQNSNCWDVKLTFFAPKQRQDIANLVARATVDVSDVIPVLVGQVRHWFEE
- a CDS encoding EamA family transporter translates to MRSIHVALAMAVAAVWGINFVAIKLGLRDFPPILFSCLRFALAALPLLVLGVRGGPPVPWRYVLGIGLALGVVKFSLLFVGIDIGMPAGLASLVLQSQAFFTALFAALVLGDRPGLRQIAGMAVAFSGVALIASGMPAGNSLLGLLLVLAAAAAWGVSNIMMKQARAPDLLRLMLWVSLVPPLPLLGLSLVLEGPERILHALGSLSLTGVASLVYISAGATLFGFAAWGFLLRHYPASLVAPFSLLVPIFGMSSSALVLGESFTAMKLAGSALVFCGLALAVLKLPAPRAARV
- a CDS encoding dienelactone hydrolase family protein; translated protein: MDQKIIDLYDEYTHAPLPRRVFLDRLVALAGSAAAVPAILSLLEPNYARAAVVAEDDGRIATDRTSYQGATGDVRCYVARPKLADQSPAVVVIHENRGLNPYVEDVTRRLATEGFVALAPDMLSPLGGTPSDPDKAREMIGQLDGDKAVNDIVGAMSFLMAYRYSNAKVGAMGFCWGGGMVNRLAVKAPDLKAGVAFYGPPPDPALVPSIKAPLLLHYAGLDQNINSRVPAYEEALKKAGVSYQIHMYEGVNHAFHNDTSAERYNKDAAELAWTRSVEFLHKSLG